The DNA window ACCAAATTGAGTTGAGCTACAAAGCAAGTTTTTGCAATAGCCAGCCATATGGTATACAAATTTTATTTTATAAAAGATATAATATAAAGATTACCTATGAAATATTTTAGAAAACTTTATAAAGTATAATAAAACAAAAAAATTTTAAGAAAAATACCCCCAAAAGTAATACTTTTTAAAATTAATTAAAATTAAAATTTAAAGATATAACAATTAAAATAAGGCCTAATATTAATTAAAATATTTAAATTCAGTATAATTAATAAAAAAAATAATATAAATAGCCCATATTAAAAACAAAGAAAAAATACAAATTATTACTTTTAAGACTGCCAGTAATAAATAATACTAAAAGTAATAAAAAAAATTTTAAAAAAAAATACACTTCATTTATAAATAAAATGAATTAAAATAATAATTATTATGCAAGTTGTAGCAGATGTTGGAGGAATACCTGGGAAAGATTGTAACGGATTTTGTAAGTACTGTTACTTTAGAAAGGTAAAAGAAATTAAAGTATTTGGCTGTGCTCATTGTTTACCTAATAAAATTGGCTGTGAAAGATGCAGTAAAGGAGTATCTGAAACTCAAGGTGCATTTAAATCACCATTTGAAGTAATGAATGAAGTTCAAAGTGCATTAATGATGAATATGGGGAGAGGAGAAATTTCCGCATACATAAGTGGAGGAGGAGATGTCAGCTGTTATCCCCACCTTGAAAACCTAACTGCCAATCTAAAACAGATGGGAATCCCTTCAGTACTGGGTTATACCTGTGGAAAAGGAATCAGTGATAGTCAAACAGCCGCAAGATTAATAAACAACGGCGTTAAAGAAGTCTCATTTACTATTTTTTCATCAGACCCTAAACTCAGAAGAGAATGGGTTAAAGACAAATATCCAGAAGAAGCGCTTAAAGCATGTCAGATTTTTTGTGAAAACATCGAACTGACTGGTGCTGCTGTAATAATACCTGGTGTTAATGACGGGGATGTTTTACGTCAAACTTGCAATTCTCTGGAAGAATGGGGAGCAAAAGGAATGCTTTTAATGAGATTTGCAAATACGTTCAATGAAGGACTGATATTAGGAAACGAACCTATTCTTAAAGGAATAGAATCCCAGCCTGTTGAAGAATTTTCCGAACTAGTAAAACAAATTAACAGCGAATATAAATTTAGAGTAAGTGGTACCCCATTATGTGATCCTGTAACCGGAGGCCCTTTTGCAATAGCAAGTGATGAAAATGAAGTATTCCTGCAATTTATAAAGCCTATAACAGGTGATGCTACAATAATCACATCCAAAATTGCAGAACCGTACATTTCCAAAATATTTTCAAAATTAGAAACCGGAGACAATGTTAATGTTGTTGGCGTTGAAAAGGAAATAGCCTGTTTAATTACAAAAGAAGATTTGGAAAAACTTGACTTAAGTGAAATAAGACAAGCAGTAATCTTACCTGGACGGTCATTTGTCCATCAATTAGATGCAGAGAGAATTTTAAGTGCAGACGGTGTTGAAAGAATTGTAGGTCGTGGCCCTGATACCCTAAGCGTTGATGGAGAATTAAGTATAGATATGACCGATGAAAATGTCATAGAAAGAGAATTGGAACAGTTTAATGATTTGGTTGATGCAATTAATTTCTTTGGAATGAGAAGAATAATTTAAAAAAAAAAGAAAATTAGTTTGAATCCTCTACAAGAGAACTCTCACTATTTATTTTTACTAAAATATAATCATACATAAATGATTTTTTAATTTCAGCAAGTTCAGATAATTTTTTGCCATCAATAACTACATCTGCAATTACATCCGCATATTTATCATAATTTAATTTTACACGAACACCGTCAAGTTGTGAAGTTACCGGTGTTGGAGAAATAACATCTTTGATTTCTCTAACCTGATTTTCAATTGCATTTTTAACAACAATAGCTGGAACTAATGGTGCATCAAGAGTCATTTCACGTTTTTTATCATTCAATATTGATTCAACGGTTTCAACCAATGTATCAAGTGCACGTATATCAGGACCTCGTCTAAGTCTTCTTGGAATTCTGCCGAGCCCTCCAACATATGCATCAGCACCAGGAAGTTCATCAGCAGACATGTAAGGAGATCCTGTTACGATTACTGGTATGTCAATATCATCATATAAAAAGGCTTTTTCTTTAATACAGTTTTCAAAACTTCCTAAAGCAAAAATAGCTATATCATGTTCTTCAATTAGGCTTTTTTCTTCTTCAGTAATACCTGAAGTACCTTTACCATCACCCCTGGCAAGACCAATCATATTATCTTTTGCACCAAACTCACGCAGATATTCTGAAATATCGCATGCTGCATGAGGAAGGTGGTGTCTTGCAAGAGTTGGTGAAACAATAGCTATTTCAGAACCTGCCATTGGAGCAACAGATATTTTACCCAATAGTTCTGATGATTTTTTTTCGATTTTATCAACATCTTCTAAAGGAACAGCCATATTCAAGACCAATTCCATTTGCTGAATACTTTCCTGAAGAATAAATCCTCCTAAATCTTCAATCAGTTCCTTTATTTCTTCACTTTTGTGAACTCCACCAGTAAATATTAATGTTTCATACATCATTAACAACTCTCAAAAATGCAATTATAATAATCATATATTTTTATTATATATTATATTAAATTTTCTAAAATCGCATATCTCAATTCTACCTTTTCGAATGGATTTTTAGAAATGCTATTGTGAGAAGGGATTTCCACCAAATTTTCGTTTTCTATAACATTATTTTTTAAATAATCAGGATATACGACATAATCAAAGCATTCGGATACTATGTTAAATCCCAAATCTAAAACAATGTCTTTTAAAAATTCGGAATACACCTTAACATTAACATCCCTTTTGAAATTGGAATTTAAATATTTTTCACATAGCTTATAATCACTAAAAAAGACCAGTATATCCTCATCAGACATTTCATTCCCCCCAATTTTAGAAACTTTTTTGATGCTTTCAAAAATCTGTGAAGGAGTATTGATTTTAATAGGTATTGAATCCATCTCAACTTTACTTTCAGACAATACAATTGCCAAATCCCCATCCTCTTCATCAGGAAATTTATTTATCGTGTAATCTGAAATCCCTGCCAATTTTACTATTTCCTCACACATAGGCGTTGTAATAATTTTCATACTATATATTATTATAGTAACATCTAAATAAATTAAATCATGAAAGTCACATTAAGTTTAGAGACAACATGCAGTGAAGACATTTCCATAATGGTCGATGCACTAAGAGCAAGCACAAGCATAACACTGGCATTGAACAATTTTGAAAAAATAATTCCATGCTTCAGCTCCGAAGAAGGATTTAAACTAAAAGAAGAAATCGGAGGCATTCTCGCTGGAGAACGCATGGGAGAAAAAATAGATGGATTTGACATTGGAAACTCACCAACAGCCCTGAAAGATTATGAGGGTGCTGAAAAAATATTAATTCTTACAACAAGCAATGGAACAAGGATTCTTAAAAATATGAATTCGACAGTTCTTATCGGATCGCTTGTAAACGCCAAAGCCGTAGCCGAAACATCAGTTAAAATTGCTGAAAATCACATCGATGTTGTCATGGCAGGAGTGAGAGGAGAATTTGCTTTTGAAGATTTTCTTGCATCAGGGGAAATCCTGCATGAAATATGTAAAAATTTAAATGAATATGAGCTGAATGATTTTGCAAAAGCAGCAATACAATCCAGTAAAGATAAAAATTCATTAAAAGAAGGATTTTACAATTCCCGCTCAGGAAAGCGTTTAACTAAACTGGGCTATAAAGAAGATATTGACTGCAGTTGTCAAAGAAACATTTCAGATAATGTGGCAATATATCAAAATAATGAATTAATTTTGATTAAAGATTAAGTTTATATATTAAGATTTCATAATATTATTAGATAATAGATTAAAAATAAAGAAGTGTTATTTTGAAAAGAGAATGCTTAACAATAATAGGTACTGCACATGTATCATCAAACAGTGTTGAAGAAGTAAAAGATGCAATTTATGAACAGCACCCAGATGTAGTAGCTATTGAACTTGATAGAGGCAGATATACTCGTCTTAAAGAAGAAATGGCTGGAATTGAAAGAGACGATACAATATCCGTTACTCAAATAATTAAAGACAATAAAGTAGGATTATTTTTTACAACAACACTCCTAAGTTACTTTCAATCCAAAGTAGGAGAAGATGTTGACGTTAAACCGGGTGCTGAAATGGTCGGAGCCATTGAAGCGGCTGAAGATTTAGGAATTCCAATAGCTCTTATTGATAGAGACATATCAGTCACATTACAAAGAGCTTTAAATAAAATGGGTTTTAAAGAAAAAGCTAAATTTTTATATGGATTGCTTGCTTCCGTTTTAGGATTTGGTGATGAAGATGATGTTGACATTGAGGAACTTAAAAATCCTGAAAATCTTGATGACCTGATGGAAATGTTTAAAGATGAAGCTCCCAGTGTTTATGAAACTCTCGTACATGAAAGAGACGCATATCTTGCAGGAAGCATTTTAAAAATCCCTCAAGACAGAGTGATTGCAGTTGTTGGTGCAGGACACCAACCGGGAATCAACAGATATTTGGATAATCCCGAAACAATACCTCCACTTCATGAATTAGAAAAAATTGACGATAAAAAAGGCATTCCATGGCTTAAAATAATTTTAGCATTGATTCCTATATTATTTGTGGTGATATTTTTTCTGGCATATTTTAATGGGATAAACATAACCTGGAACATATATGATTTCATCATTATAAGTATGGTAATGGGATTTATTGGATCAATTCTTTCAGGGTCAAAAATTCAATCTGCACTTGTTGGAGGGCTGGTGGCTCCTTTAACAATTATCCACCCATTGTTAGCAGCAGGATGGTTTTCAGGACTTGTTGAAGCAAAATTTAGAAAGGTCCGACAAAGTGACGTTAAAAATTTAGGCCATGTTAAAAGTTTTAGGGACCTTTGGGGAAACAACATTTTCAGAATTCTTTTGGTAGTTATAGGAACAAATTTAGGAGTCAGCATAGCTACACTAGTGATTTTACCATCAAAAGTTTTCATACCATTATTCATGAAAATATTTGGTGGATAGTGAAAATTTTATATAATATATTGATAATATTATAATTACTATTAATTTTAAATGGAAAAATAATCATGTATCTTATATTTCGTTGTGACTGTGGGCGAGTATTATATGCAAAAAAAGGAGTTGCAACTCGCAAATGCGTATGTGGAAAAACTTTAAAGGTCAAACAGAGACGAATCTTTAAAAAAGTAGAGACAAGAGAAGAGGCATCACTGGCAGTTCAGCAAATGCAGGATGAGATATATGGCAACACTGACTTTAAAAGAGCCAGTGAGTTATAAGTTTTAATTGGTC is part of the uncultured Methanobrevibacter sp. genome and encodes:
- the mmp10 gene encoding methyl coenzyme M reductase-arginine methyltransferase Mmp10 (Mmp10 (methanogenesis marker protein 10) is a cobalamin-requiring radical SAM methyltransferase that creates the methylarginine modification to methyl coenzyme M reductase.), whose product is MQVVADVGGIPGKDCNGFCKYCYFRKVKEIKVFGCAHCLPNKIGCERCSKGVSETQGAFKSPFEVMNEVQSALMMNMGRGEISAYISGGGDVSCYPHLENLTANLKQMGIPSVLGYTCGKGISDSQTAARLINNGVKEVSFTIFSSDPKLRREWVKDKYPEEALKACQIFCENIELTGAAVIIPGVNDGDVLRQTCNSLEEWGAKGMLLMRFANTFNEGLILGNEPILKGIESQPVEEFSELVKQINSEYKFRVSGTPLCDPVTGGPFAIASDENEVFLQFIKPITGDATIITSKIAEPYISKIFSKLETGDNVNVVGVEKEIACLITKEDLEKLDLSEIRQAVILPGRSFVHQLDAERILSADGVERIVGRGPDTLSVDGELSIDMTDENVIERELEQFNDLVDAINFFGMRRII
- the comB gene encoding 2-phosphosulfolactate phosphatase, with the protein product MKVTLSLETTCSEDISIMVDALRASTSITLALNNFEKIIPCFSSEEGFKLKEEIGGILAGERMGEKIDGFDIGNSPTALKDYEGAEKILILTTSNGTRILKNMNSTVLIGSLVNAKAVAETSVKIAENHIDVVMAGVRGEFAFEDFLASGEILHEICKNLNEYELNDFAKAAIQSSKDKNSLKEGFYNSRSGKRLTKLGYKEDIDCSCQRNISDNVAIYQNNELILIKD
- a CDS encoding TraB/GumN family protein encodes the protein MKRECLTIIGTAHVSSNSVEEVKDAIYEQHPDVVAIELDRGRYTRLKEEMAGIERDDTISVTQIIKDNKVGLFFTTTLLSYFQSKVGEDVDVKPGAEMVGAIEAAEDLGIPIALIDRDISVTLQRALNKMGFKEKAKFLYGLLASVLGFGDEDDVDIEELKNPENLDDLMEMFKDEAPSVYETLVHERDAYLAGSILKIPQDRVIAVVGAGHQPGINRYLDNPETIPPLHELEKIDDKKGIPWLKIILALIPILFVVIFFLAYFNGINITWNIYDFIIISMVMGFIGSILSGSKIQSALVGGLVAPLTIIHPLLAAGWFSGLVEAKFRKVRQSDVKNLGHVKSFRDLWGNNIFRILLVVIGTNLGVSIATLVILPSKVFIPLFMKIFGG
- a CDS encoding DUF1922 domain-containing protein, producing the protein MYLIFRCDCGRVLYAKKGVATRKCVCGKTLKVKQRRIFKKVETREEASLAVQQMQDEIYGNTDFKRASEL
- a CDS encoding methanogenesis marker 7 protein; the protein is MYETLIFTGGVHKSEEIKELIEDLGGFILQESIQQMELVLNMAVPLEDVDKIEKKSSELLGKISVAPMAGSEIAIVSPTLARHHLPHAACDISEYLREFGAKDNMIGLARGDGKGTSGITEEEKSLIEEHDIAIFALGSFENCIKEKAFLYDDIDIPVIVTGSPYMSADELPGADAYVGGLGRIPRRLRRGPDIRALDTLVETVESILNDKKREMTLDAPLVPAIVVKNAIENQVREIKDVISPTPVTSQLDGVRVKLNYDKYADVIADVVIDGKKLSELAEIKKSFMYDYILVKINSESSLVEDSN